The Streptomyces sp. NBC_01353 genome contains a region encoding:
- a CDS encoding flavin reductase family protein, whose product MPGARGEASVRSVLTTTPAPPPASDLAIPHAEGVSNDEFRAAMSRLAAGVVLVTAHDPDDGPRGEDVGMTATAFMSVSLDPPLVLVSLRNGSRMDDLLDEIPVWAVSVLSESQRHIAGRFAMKGRVSDRLLFEDVPCTRGEESGAPLVGGALATLECRTENRVVAGDHTLVVARVLTAAFPSSDGAPLTYFRGKYRRLA is encoded by the coding sequence ATGCCGGGGGCGCGGGGCGAGGCTAGCGTGCGGAGTGTGCTGACGACGACCCCCGCCCCGCCCCCCGCCTCGGATCTGGCGATCCCTCATGCTGAGGGGGTGAGCAACGACGAGTTCCGGGCGGCCATGTCCCGCCTCGCGGCGGGCGTGGTGCTGGTGACGGCCCATGACCCGGACGACGGTCCGCGCGGGGAGGACGTCGGCATGACGGCGACGGCGTTCATGTCCGTCTCCCTCGACCCGCCGCTGGTGCTCGTCAGCCTCCGCAACGGCTCCCGCATGGACGACCTGCTGGACGAGATCCCGGTGTGGGCGGTCTCGGTCCTCTCCGAGAGCCAGCGCCACATCGCGGGCCGCTTCGCGATGAAGGGCCGGGTGAGCGACCGGCTCCTCTTCGAGGACGTCCCCTGCACCCGCGGCGAGGAGAGCGGCGCCCCGCTGGTGGGCGGCGCCCTGGCGACGCTGGAGTGCCGCACGGAGAACCGCGTGGTGGCCGGTGACCACACCCTGGTCGTGGCCCGTGTCCTGACGGCCGCCTTCCCGTCCTCGGACGGCGCCCCGCTGACCTACTTCCGCGGCAAGTACCGCCGCCTGGCCTAA
- the arfB gene encoding alternative ribosome rescue aminoacyl-tRNA hydrolase ArfB — protein MDDMSGPYFIRGSVSLPEAELMWRFSRSSGPGGQHVNTSDSQVELRFDLASTEALPEVWKARALERLASRMVGGVVTVRASEHRSQWRNRETAAVRLAALLAEATAPPPKPRRATKIPRGINERRLRVKKQRSETKRGRQGRDWG, from the coding sequence ATGGATGACATGTCCGGTCCCTATTTCATCCGCGGCTCCGTCTCACTTCCCGAGGCCGAGCTCATGTGGCGTTTCTCGCGGTCGTCGGGGCCGGGTGGGCAGCACGTCAACACCAGCGACTCGCAGGTGGAGCTCCGCTTCGACCTGGCGTCGACGGAGGCGCTGCCGGAGGTCTGGAAGGCGCGCGCGCTCGAACGTCTTGCGTCGCGCATGGTCGGCGGGGTGGTGACGGTCCGTGCGTCCGAGCACCGCTCGCAGTGGCGCAACCGGGAGACGGCGGCGGTCCGCCTCGCCGCGCTCCTCGCGGAGGCGACGGCGCCCCCGCCGAAGCCGCGCCGGGCGACGAAGATCCCACGGGGCATCAACGAACGCCGGCTGCGGGTGAAGAAGCAACGCTCCGAGACGAAGCGGGGCCGCCAGGGACGCGACTGGGGCTGA
- a CDS encoding TerD family protein, whose translation MAVSLSKGGNVSLTKEAPGLTAVTVGLGWDVRTTTGTDFDLDASAIGVDPAGKVASDAHFVFFNNKATPDQTIVHTGDNRTGEGGGDDEQINVNLAALPPNVDKIVFPVSIYDAVNRSQNFGQVRNAYIRIINQAGGTEIARYDLSEDAAVETAMVFGELYRNGAEWKFRAVGQGYASGLEGIARDFGVNL comes from the coding sequence ATGGCTGTAAGCCTCTCCAAGGGCGGCAACGTCTCCCTGACCAAGGAGGCCCCGGGCCTCACCGCCGTCACCGTGGGCCTCGGCTGGGACGTCCGTACGACCACCGGCACCGACTTCGACCTCGACGCCTCCGCCATCGGCGTGGACCCCGCCGGCAAGGTCGCCTCCGACGCGCACTTCGTCTTCTTCAACAACAAGGCCACCCCGGACCAGACCATCGTCCACACCGGTGACAACCGCACCGGCGAGGGCGGCGGCGACGACGAGCAGATCAACGTCAACCTCGCCGCGCTGCCCCCGAACGTCGACAAGATCGTCTTCCCGGTCTCCATCTACGACGCGGTGAACCGCTCGCAGAACTTCGGCCAGGTCCGCAACGCGTACATCCGCATCATCAACCAGGCCGGCGGCACCGAGATCGCCCGCTACGACCTCTCCGAGGACGCCGCCGTCGAGACCGCCATGGTCTTCGGCGAGCTGTACCGCAACGGAGCGGAGTGGAAGTTCCGCGCGGTCGGCCAGGGTTACGCCTCCGGTCTGGAGGGCATCGCCCGCGACTTCGGCGTCAACCTCTGA
- a CDS encoding M1 family metallopeptidase produces the protein MGCTGGGGGGGGVDVGGVRGTPGAAGLRDPYFPKLGNGGYDVTHYALDLAYDPKSGRLDGTAMITARATQDLSAFNLDLAGLTVDSASVDGERTAVNRAGNELTLRPRADIEEGKVFRTTIAYSGRPTTITDADGSQEGWLPTADGALALGEPLGSMAWFPGNHHPSDKATYDITLTVPQGTQAISNGVRTSERTANGRTTSVWHSAEPMASYLATVAVGKFRTQVSATPSGLPVLTAADPSVAVKSAPLLARIPELLAWQVENFGPYPFSSTGAIVERNGDAGYALETQTRPVFPQDSLTVEILVHEMAHQWFGNSVTPSTWKDMWLNEGFAVYAEWLYAEDFEATPAQVNFEAAFAADANWAFPPSDPPSAENLFDPPVYQRGAMVLHKIRQQVGDEAFFELLSGWAAEHRHGNASTDDFTAYAEEATGEDLGRVWDVWLNGDGKPTSPN, from the coding sequence GTGGGCTGCACCGGCGGCGGGGGCGGCGGCGGTGGTGTGGACGTCGGCGGGGTGCGCGGCACGCCCGGCGCGGCGGGGCTGCGCGATCCGTACTTCCCCAAGCTCGGCAACGGCGGCTACGACGTCACGCACTACGCGCTCGACCTCGCCTACGACCCGAAGAGCGGCCGTCTCGACGGCACCGCCATGATCACGGCCCGCGCCACCCAGGACCTCAGCGCCTTCAATCTCGACCTCGCCGGTCTCACCGTCGACTCCGCCTCCGTCGACGGCGAGCGGACCGCCGTCAACCGTGCCGGGAACGAGCTGACGCTGCGCCCGCGCGCGGACATCGAAGAGGGCAAGGTCTTCCGTACGACGATCGCGTACTCCGGCCGGCCCACGACGATCACCGACGCGGACGGCTCGCAGGAGGGCTGGCTGCCCACCGCGGACGGGGCGCTCGCGCTCGGCGAACCGCTCGGCTCCATGGCCTGGTTCCCCGGCAACCACCACCCGTCCGACAAGGCGACGTACGACATCACGCTGACCGTCCCGCAGGGAACGCAGGCGATCTCCAACGGCGTACGGACCTCCGAGCGGACCGCGAACGGCCGCACCACCTCCGTCTGGCACTCCGCCGAACCGATGGCGAGCTACCTCGCGACCGTGGCCGTCGGGAAATTCCGGACGCAGGTGTCTGCCACCCCCTCCGGCCTGCCCGTGCTCACCGCCGCCGACCCGTCGGTCGCCGTGAAGAGCGCTCCGCTGCTCGCCCGGATCCCCGAACTCCTCGCCTGGCAGGTGGAGAACTTCGGGCCGTACCCCTTCTCCTCCACCGGCGCGATCGTCGAGCGGAACGGCGACGCGGGCTACGCGCTCGAGACCCAGACCCGGCCCGTCTTCCCGCAGGACTCCCTCACCGTCGAGATCCTCGTCCACGAGATGGCGCACCAGTGGTTCGGCAACTCGGTCACGCCGTCCACCTGGAAGGACATGTGGCTGAACGAGGGCTTCGCGGTGTACGCGGAGTGGCTGTACGCGGAGGACTTCGAGGCCACCCCGGCGCAGGTGAACTTCGAGGCGGCTTTCGCCGCCGACGCCAACTGGGCCTTCCCGCCGTCCGATCCGCCGTCGGCGGAGAACCTCTTCGACCCGCCGGTGTACCAGCGCGGCGCGATGGTGCTGCACAAGATCCGGCAGCAGGTCGGCGACGAGGCCTTCTTCGAGCTCCTGTCCGGCTGGGCGGCGGAGCACCGTCACGGGAACGCCTCCACCGACGACTTCACCGCGTACGCGGAGGAGGCGACGGGGGAGGATCTCGGTCGGGTGTGGGACGTGTGGCTGAACGGGGACGGGAAGCCGACGAGCCCGAACTAG
- a CDS encoding heme-binding protein: MKKKILFGAATAAVVAAGTFGAVSANASAPAAAPAVAAKADASNQNLQQTTHLTIEAATKAAQATLDAAEDENQRITVAVVDRNGNTIVTLRGDGAGPQSYESAERKAFTAVSWNAPTSVLAGRLAQAPNLKDIPGTLFLGGGVPVTAKGAPIAGIGVAGAPSGDLDEKFAKAGVEALNK; the protein is encoded by the coding sequence ATGAAGAAGAAGATCCTCTTCGGTGCCGCCACCGCCGCCGTCGTCGCCGCCGGTACCTTCGGCGCCGTCTCCGCGAACGCCTCCGCCCCGGCCGCCGCGCCGGCCGTCGCCGCCAAGGCCGACGCGTCGAACCAGAACCTGCAGCAGACCACGCACCTGACGATCGAGGCCGCCACCAAGGCCGCGCAGGCCACCCTGGACGCCGCCGAGGACGAGAACCAGCGCATCACGGTCGCGGTCGTCGACCGCAACGGCAACACCATCGTCACCCTGCGCGGCGACGGCGCGGGCCCGCAGTCCTACGAGTCGGCCGAGCGCAAGGCATTCACCGCGGTCTCCTGGAACGCCCCCACCTCCGTCCTCGCGGGCCGCCTCGCCCAGGCCCCGAACCTGAAGGACATCCCCGGCACCCTGTTCCTCGGCGGCGGCGTCCCGGTCACCGCCAAGGGCGCGCCGATCGCCGGTATCGGTGTCGCCGGTGCGCCGAGCGGCGACCTGGACGAGAAGTTCGCCAAGGCGGGCGTCGAGGCGCTCAACAAGTAA
- a CDS encoding sensor histidine kinase yields MEQDPDARWLARVMHIAFFLLLGASLVRFLLRHPWEDRSPWIVALSGALAALYLLGPVLGTRATPRRIAWLFTVVAVWMVLVVLAPSFAWCAVPLFYTGLRTLPPRAALVLVTLLTVFVVTAQVQLSNGGFDPNLIVAPPAVAAIATAVFVHAQRQADRQRALIDDLIRTRRELAAIERREGTLAERQRLSMEIHDTLAQGLSSQQMLLQAAERTWDADPSTARRHVRTAESIAERNLAEARRFVHDLAPADLAEGGGLEEALRTLAGRESAAFRVDGTPVPLPERVQSALLRIAQGALANVREHAAATSAALTLTYLDDQVVLDIADDGRGFDAGSGSASGRPSGERGVRGHGLPAMRVRAQQLGGTLTVESTPGEGTVLSAAIPLSTPLEAGA; encoded by the coding sequence ATGGAGCAGGACCCGGACGCCCGCTGGCTGGCGCGGGTCATGCACATCGCCTTCTTCCTCCTCCTCGGCGCCTCGCTGGTCCGCTTCCTGCTGCGGCACCCGTGGGAGGACCGCAGCCCGTGGATCGTCGCCCTCTCCGGCGCCCTCGCCGCCCTCTACCTCCTCGGCCCCGTCCTCGGCACCCGTGCCACACCCCGCCGGATCGCCTGGCTCTTCACGGTCGTCGCGGTCTGGATGGTCCTGGTGGTCCTCGCGCCGAGCTTTGCCTGGTGCGCGGTGCCGCTCTTCTACACCGGGCTTCGCACCCTCCCGCCCCGCGCCGCCCTCGTCCTGGTCACCCTCCTCACCGTCTTCGTGGTCACCGCGCAGGTCCAGCTCTCCAACGGCGGCTTCGACCCGAACCTGATCGTCGCCCCGCCGGCCGTCGCCGCGATCGCGACCGCCGTCTTCGTCCACGCGCAGCGGCAGGCCGACCGGCAGCGGGCGCTCATCGACGACCTGATCCGCACCCGCCGCGAACTGGCCGCCATCGAGCGCCGCGAGGGCACCCTCGCCGAGCGCCAGCGGCTCTCCATGGAGATCCACGACACCCTGGCCCAGGGCCTGTCCAGTCAGCAGATGCTGCTCCAGGCGGCCGAGCGCACCTGGGACGCCGACCCGTCGACCGCCCGCCGCCATGTCCGTACGGCCGAGTCGATCGCCGAACGCAACCTCGCCGAGGCCCGCCGCTTCGTCCACGACCTCGCCCCGGCCGACCTCGCCGAGGGCGGCGGCCTGGAGGAGGCACTGCGCACACTCGCGGGGCGCGAGTCCGCCGCGTTCCGGGTCGACGGCACCCCCGTCCCGCTGCCCGAACGGGTGCAGTCGGCGCTGCTGCGCATCGCGCAGGGCGCCCTCGCCAACGTCCGCGAGCACGCCGCAGCCACCTCCGCCGCCCTGACCCTCACCTACCTCGACGACCAGGTCGTCCTCGACATCGCCGACGACGGCCGCGGCTTCGACGCCGGGTCCGGGTCCGCGTCCGGCCGCCCGAGCGGCGAGCGCGGCGTCCGCGGCCACGGCCTGCCCGCGATGCGGGTGCGGGCCCAGCAGCTCGGCGGCACACTCACCGTGGAGTCCACCCCCGGCGAGGGCACGGTGCTCTCGGCCGCGATCCCCCTGTCCACGCCCTTGGAGGCCGGCGCATGA
- a CDS encoding response regulator transcription factor yields the protein MTVRILLCDDHAVVRAGLLALLGSAPDIEVVGEAGSGEEAVAMAAKLRPDVVLMDLQLGAGIDGVEATRRIAGSTSGVHVLVLTTYDTDADITRAIEAGATGYLLKAERPEELFAAIHSAAQGRTTLSPPVASRVMDRMRGAAGPTLTDRERDILGQLAHGLGNREIARALFISEATVKTHLGRIYAKLGVDTRAGAVAVAKEQRLLP from the coding sequence ATGACCGTACGGATCCTGCTCTGCGACGACCACGCCGTCGTACGCGCCGGGCTGCTCGCCCTGCTCGGCAGCGCCCCCGACATCGAGGTCGTCGGCGAGGCCGGCAGCGGCGAGGAGGCGGTCGCGATGGCCGCCAAACTGCGACCCGACGTCGTCCTGATGGACCTTCAGCTCGGCGCCGGCATCGACGGCGTCGAGGCGACCCGCCGGATCGCGGGGTCCACGTCCGGCGTCCACGTCCTGGTCCTCACCACGTACGACACCGACGCGGACATCACCCGAGCCATCGAGGCCGGCGCCACCGGCTACCTGCTGAAGGCGGAGCGCCCCGAGGAGCTGTTCGCCGCGATCCACTCCGCCGCCCAGGGCCGTACGACCCTCTCCCCGCCGGTCGCCAGCCGGGTCATGGACCGGATGCGGGGCGCCGCCGGGCCCACCCTCACCGACCGCGAACGGGACATCCTCGGCCAGCTCGCCCACGGCCTCGGCAATCGCGAGATCGCCCGCGCGCTCTTCATCAGCGAGGCGACGGTGAAGACCCACCTCGGCCGGATCTACGCCAAGCTCGGCGTGGACACACGTGCGGGCGCGGTCGCCGTGGCGAAGGAACAGCGCCTGCTCCCCTGA
- a CDS encoding FAD-dependent monooxygenase has protein sequence MKIACVGGGPAGLYFSILMKRQDPSHEITVYERNAAGSTYGWGVTYWAGLLDKLRAGDPESARAIDEASVRWTDGVAIVRDERTVHRGDKGFGIGRRRMLALLAERAEALGVRVEFEHGITGPDAPELADADLVVAADGVNSVLREAHAADFGAEVATGRNHYIWLGTTKVFDSFSFAFKETEHGWIWCYAYGFSGEQSTCVVECSPETWTGLGLGTMSEADSLNVLEKLFHDLLDGHPLIGRAQDDGAAQWLNFRTLATRAWHRGNLVLLGDAAHTTHYSIGAGTTLALEDALALADALRGGAGDLDSALTRYGRRRRAELLSAQSAARYSAQWYENLPRYMSLEPRQMFALLGQRHSPLLPHIPPQLYYRIDRVAEQLEPLRRLKRWLGPRMARALHARARG, from the coding sequence GTGAAGATCGCCTGCGTCGGCGGTGGGCCCGCCGGCCTGTACTTCTCGATCCTGATGAAGCGGCAGGACCCGTCGCACGAGATCACCGTCTACGAGCGGAACGCGGCCGGCTCCACCTACGGCTGGGGCGTGACCTACTGGGCCGGGCTCCTCGACAAGCTGCGGGCCGGCGACCCGGAGTCGGCGCGCGCCATCGACGAGGCCTCCGTCCGCTGGACCGACGGCGTCGCCATCGTCCGCGACGAGCGGACCGTCCACCGCGGCGACAAGGGTTTCGGCATCGGCCGGCGCCGGATGCTCGCCCTCCTCGCCGAGCGGGCCGAAGCGCTCGGCGTACGCGTCGAGTTCGAGCACGGCATCACCGGCCCCGACGCGCCCGAACTCGCGGACGCCGACCTGGTCGTCGCGGCCGACGGGGTCAACAGCGTGCTGCGCGAGGCCCACGCCGCCGACTTCGGCGCCGAGGTCGCCACCGGCCGCAACCACTACATCTGGCTCGGCACCACCAAGGTCTTCGACTCCTTCAGCTTCGCCTTCAAGGAGACCGAGCACGGCTGGATCTGGTGCTACGCGTACGGCTTCAGCGGCGAGCAGTCCACATGCGTCGTCGAGTGCTCCCCGGAGACGTGGACGGGGCTCGGGCTCGGCACCATGAGCGAGGCCGACAGCCTCAACGTGCTGGAGAAGCTCTTCCACGACCTCCTGGACGGCCATCCGCTGATCGGCCGCGCGCAGGACGACGGCGCCGCGCAGTGGCTGAACTTCCGCACCCTGGCCACCCGCGCCTGGCACCGCGGCAACCTCGTCCTCCTCGGCGACGCCGCCCACACCACGCACTACTCGATCGGCGCCGGCACCACCCTGGCCCTGGAGGACGCCCTCGCCCTCGCGGACGCCCTGCGCGGGGGCGCCGGGGACCTCGACTCCGCCCTGACCCGCTACGGCCGGCGGCGGCGCGCGGAGCTCCTCTCGGCCCAGAGCGCGGCCCGCTACAGCGCCCAGTGGTACGAGAACCTCCCCCGCTACATGAGCCTGGAGCCGCGCCAGATGTTCGCGCTCCTGGGCCAGCGCCACTCGCCCCTGCTCCCCCACATCCCCCCACAGCTCTACTACCGGATCGACCGGGTGGCGGAGCAGCTGGAACCCCTACGCCGCCTCAAGCGCTGGCTGGGCCCCCGCATGGCCCGCGCGCTGCACGCGCGGGCGCGCGGCTGA
- a CDS encoding pentapeptide repeat-containing protein — protein sequence MATAKKKVAVVRRPEVRLPPLEAYGGGLDPDGDYDGLEFSGLDLAGQDGGGARFLDCALRDCAVDETRLTSARVLDSVLSGIRGVGTDLAGASLRDVEIVDARLGGTQLHGAVFERVLVRGGKIDYLNLRTAKLKDVVFEGCVLSEPDFGGAVLERVEFRDCVLKGVDFSGARMKDVDLRTVERLEIARGVDALAGAVISTAQLLDLAPVFAAQLGVRVED from the coding sequence ATGGCGACAGCGAAGAAGAAGGTGGCGGTCGTGCGTCGGCCGGAGGTGCGGCTGCCGCCGCTTGAGGCGTACGGAGGGGGGCTCGATCCGGACGGGGACTACGACGGCCTGGAGTTCTCGGGGCTCGATCTGGCGGGGCAGGACGGGGGAGGGGCGCGGTTCCTGGACTGTGCGCTGCGGGACTGCGCGGTGGACGAGACACGGCTGACCTCGGCGCGGGTCCTGGACTCCGTGCTGAGCGGGATCCGGGGTGTGGGCACGGACCTGGCGGGGGCGTCGCTGCGGGACGTGGAGATCGTGGACGCGCGGCTCGGCGGGACGCAGCTGCACGGGGCGGTGTTCGAGCGGGTCCTGGTGAGGGGAGGGAAGATCGACTATCTGAATCTGCGGACGGCGAAGCTGAAGGACGTCGTCTTCGAGGGGTGTGTGCTGAGCGAGCCCGACTTCGGGGGCGCGGTGCTCGAGCGGGTCGAGTTCCGGGACTGTGTGCTGAAGGGGGTGGACTTCAGCGGGGCGCGGATGAAGGACGTCGATCTGCGGACGGTGGAGCGTCTGGAGATCGCGCGCGGGGTGGACGCCCTGGCGGGTGCGGTGATCAGTACGGCGCAGTTGCTGGATCTGGCGCCGGTGTTCGCCGCGCAGCTGGGGGTGCGGGTGGAGGACTGA
- a CDS encoding NAD(P)-binding protein — protein MQRNRKHITVIGGGFAGLTAAITAAEAGAKVTLHEAHHTLGGRARTAEGRYRTNEGPHAIYNGGPHWTWLTQRDLLGPLAPLPLREAARFRFHRAGALRRTPPLGFIRHTLRTAEEAPVDTDFLTWATRVAGPEAARQAAAYSAVALFHHDPGTLSARFVQERLHRAAALPPEARFIRGGWGQLTDRMAARAWNLGVRIETSSRLDELPLADGPVVVATSLAAASRLLGDPGLTWESGRTVLFDLALRTRAGDPYIVSDLDTPGWIERFTAQDPSLAPAGEQLIQAQLPIGPGRSKTDGIAHAERLLDLGYPGWRERTVWRREAVCAGRTGALDRPGTTWRDRPAIDRGDDVYLVGDQVAAPGVLAEVSFTSAVEAVSLALRTKRLDLKHA, from the coding sequence ATGCAGCGGAACAGGAAGCACATCACCGTCATCGGCGGCGGATTCGCCGGACTCACCGCGGCGATCACCGCCGCCGAAGCCGGGGCCAAGGTCACCCTCCACGAGGCCCACCACACCCTCGGCGGCCGCGCCCGCACCGCCGAAGGCCGCTACCGCACCAACGAAGGCCCCCACGCCATCTACAACGGCGGCCCCCACTGGACCTGGCTCACCCAGCGTGACCTCCTCGGCCCGCTCGCACCGCTGCCGCTGCGCGAAGCCGCCCGCTTCCGCTTCCACCGCGCCGGGGCCCTGCGCCGCACCCCGCCGCTCGGCTTCATCCGCCACACCCTCCGTACGGCCGAAGAGGCCCCCGTCGACACCGACTTCCTCACCTGGGCCACTCGCGTCGCCGGACCCGAGGCCGCCCGTCAGGCCGCCGCGTACAGCGCGGTCGCCCTCTTCCACCACGACCCCGGCACGCTCTCCGCCCGCTTCGTGCAGGAACGCCTCCACCGGGCCGCCGCCCTGCCGCCCGAGGCGCGCTTCATCCGCGGCGGCTGGGGACAGCTGACCGACCGCATGGCAGCCCGCGCGTGGAACCTGGGCGTACGGATCGAGACCTCCTCCCGGCTCGACGAACTGCCGCTCGCCGACGGCCCGGTCGTCGTCGCCACCTCCCTCGCCGCGGCCTCCCGGCTCCTCGGCGACCCCGGGCTGACCTGGGAGAGCGGCCGCACCGTCCTGTTCGACCTGGCACTGCGCACCCGGGCGGGCGACCCGTACATCGTGTCCGACCTCGACACCCCCGGCTGGATCGAGCGATTCACGGCACAGGACCCCTCCCTCGCCCCCGCCGGCGAGCAGCTGATCCAGGCCCAGCTCCCCATCGGCCCCGGCCGCTCCAAGACCGACGGCATCGCCCACGCCGAGCGCCTGCTCGACCTCGGCTACCCCGGCTGGCGCGAACGCACGGTCTGGCGCCGCGAGGCCGTCTGCGCAGGCCGTACGGGGGCCCTCGACCGCCCCGGCACCACCTGGCGCGACCGCCCCGCGATCGACCGCGGCGACGACGTCTACCTCGTGGGAGACCAGGTCGCGGCGCCCGGAGTCCTGGCCGAGGTGTCGTTCACGAGCGCCGTCGAGGCGGTGTCCCTGGCACTGCGCACGAAGAGGCTTGACCTCAAGCACGCTTGA
- a CDS encoding zinc-binding dehydrogenase, translated as MHAIRLHAFGPAENLTYEETPDPVPGPGQVRIAVTAAGVHLLDTALRLGQTGPFPAPAELPTIPGREVAGTVDALGEGTDPTWLGKRVVAHLGLAPGGYAELAVVDAAKLHALPDTLGDAEAVAMIGTGRTTLGILQFTELGPDSIAIVPAAAGGIGTLLVQYAKNAGATVIGLAGGPEKVALVRENGADLAVDYKQPDWPQQVRAFLGSRTATIVFDSVGGDTGRAAVDLLGKGGEHLVFGWSGKGIHDGEPLTFTAEELTTRGITSESVLGPVMLQKAGGDVRNLELASLAAATEGTLRPAVHRFPLAEAAAAHHALETRGTTGKVVLIP; from the coding sequence ATGCACGCCATCCGCCTCCACGCCTTCGGCCCGGCCGAGAACCTCACCTACGAGGAGACCCCGGACCCCGTCCCCGGACCCGGCCAGGTCCGGATCGCGGTCACCGCGGCAGGCGTCCACCTCCTCGACACCGCCCTGCGCCTCGGGCAGACCGGCCCCTTCCCCGCCCCTGCCGAACTCCCCACGATCCCCGGCCGCGAGGTCGCCGGCACCGTGGACGCGCTCGGCGAGGGCACCGACCCGACCTGGCTCGGCAAGCGCGTCGTCGCCCACCTCGGCCTCGCCCCCGGAGGCTACGCCGAACTCGCGGTCGTCGACGCCGCCAAGCTCCACGCCCTGCCCGACACCCTCGGTGACGCCGAAGCCGTCGCCATGATCGGCACCGGCCGCACGACGCTGGGCATCCTCCAGTTCACCGAGCTCGGCCCCGACTCGATCGCCATCGTCCCGGCCGCCGCCGGCGGCATCGGCACCCTCCTCGTCCAGTACGCCAAGAACGCCGGCGCCACCGTCATCGGCCTCGCCGGCGGCCCCGAGAAGGTGGCCCTCGTACGGGAGAACGGCGCGGACCTGGCGGTCGACTACAAGCAGCCGGACTGGCCGCAGCAGGTCCGCGCCTTCCTCGGCTCCCGTACCGCCACGATCGTCTTCGACTCCGTGGGCGGCGACACCGGCCGCGCGGCCGTCGACCTCCTCGGCAAGGGCGGCGAGCACCTCGTCTTCGGCTGGTCCGGCAAGGGCATCCACGACGGCGAACCGCTCACCTTCACCGCCGAGGAACTCACCACCCGAGGCATCACCTCCGAGAGCGTCCTCGGCCCGGTCATGCTCCAGAAGGCCGGCGGCGACGTCCGCAACCTCGAACTCGCCTCCCTCGCCGCGGCCACCGAAGGCACCCTCCGCCCGGCCGTCCACCGCTTCCCCCTCGCCGAAGCGGCAGCGGCCCACCACGCCCTGGAAACCCGGGGCACGACCGGCAAGGTGGTCCTGATCCCGTAG
- a CDS encoding GNAT family N-acetyltransferase: MIRTATPADVPVIHAMIRELAAYEKALEEARATEEQLREALFGERPAAFAHVAETDEGEVVGFALWFLNFSTWRGVHGIYLEDLYVRPTSRGGGHGKALLRALARICVERRYERLEWSVLNWNTPSIDFYESLGARPQDGWTVYRLTDDALAELGARG, from the coding sequence ATGATTCGTACCGCCACACCTGCCGATGTCCCTGTGATCCACGCGATGATCCGTGAGCTAGCCGCGTACGAGAAGGCGCTGGAGGAGGCCCGCGCGACGGAGGAGCAGCTGCGCGAGGCCTTGTTCGGGGAGCGCCCCGCGGCGTTCGCGCACGTCGCGGAGACGGACGAGGGCGAGGTGGTGGGCTTCGCGCTGTGGTTCCTGAACTTCTCGACGTGGCGCGGGGTGCACGGGATCTACCTGGAGGACCTGTACGTGCGGCCGACGAGCCGGGGCGGCGGGCACGGGAAGGCGCTGCTGCGGGCGTTGGCGCGGATCTGTGTGGAGCGGCGGTACGAGCGTCTGGAGTGGTCGGTCCTGAACTGGAACACCCCGTCGATCGACTTCTACGAGTCGCTGGGGGCGAGGCCGCAGGACGGGTGGACGGTGTACCGGCTGACGGACGACGCGCTCGCGGAGCTGGGTGCGCGGGGGTGA